In one window of uncultured Acetobacteroides sp. DNA:
- a CDS encoding branched-chain amino acid aminotransferase — MENLDWGKLPFGYIKTDYNVRCTFKDGKWGELEVSDSEYLPIHIAATGLHYGQEAFEGLKAYRGKDGKIRLFRWIENAKRLHRSAEGILMAPVPEKLFEEAILKVVKLNERFVPPYGTGASLYIRPVLFGSGAEVGVKPAKEYTFIVFVSPVGPYFKEGFKPVKIAIVKDSDRAAPLGTGTLKVGGNYAASLRGVVETHDKGYGSPLYLDAKEKKYIDEIGAANFFGIKDNMYITPKSTSILPSITNMSILTLAEDLGLKPVRRQIPVEELETFEEVGACGTAAVISPIGEIADLETGKVYKYCKDGCPGAWSTKLYETLVGIQYGDIPDPHGWVTIVE; from the coding sequence ATGGAAAATTTAGATTGGGGTAAGTTGCCTTTCGGTTACATAAAAACTGACTACAACGTCCGCTGTACATTTAAAGATGGGAAATGGGGCGAATTAGAGGTGTCTGATTCGGAGTATCTCCCAATTCATATTGCCGCAACAGGACTTCATTATGGGCAAGAAGCATTTGAAGGCTTGAAGGCTTATAGAGGTAAGGATGGTAAAATCCGCCTTTTCCGTTGGATCGAGAATGCAAAACGGTTACATCGGTCAGCCGAAGGTATTCTTATGGCTCCAGTTCCTGAAAAGCTTTTCGAAGAGGCTATCCTTAAGGTTGTGAAACTTAACGAGCGCTTTGTACCACCTTACGGTACTGGTGCATCGCTATATATCCGTCCCGTTCTTTTTGGTTCGGGTGCCGAGGTTGGCGTTAAGCCAGCTAAGGAGTATACCTTTATTGTATTTGTAAGCCCCGTAGGTCCTTACTTCAAGGAAGGTTTTAAACCTGTTAAAATTGCTATTGTAAAGGATAGCGACCGTGCTGCTCCGCTAGGTACAGGAACCTTAAAGGTTGGCGGTAACTATGCAGCTAGCTTACGCGGCGTAGTCGAAACTCACGATAAGGGCTACGGTTCTCCTTTGTACCTTGATGCGAAGGAAAAGAAGTATATCGACGAGATTGGTGCTGCCAACTTCTTTGGTATTAAGGATAACATGTACATTACCCCTAAGAGCACGAGTATTCTTCCATCTATAACCAACATGAGTATACTTACGTTGGCTGAAGATCTTGGACTTAAACCTGTGCGTCGTCAAATTCCAGTGGAGGAACTCGAAACTTTTGAAGAGGTTGGCGCTTGCGGTACTGCTGCAGTGATCTCTCCAATTGGTGAAATTGCCGATCTGGAAACCGGAAAGGTTTACAAGTATTGTAAAGATGGTTGTCCTGGTGCATGGTCAACTAAGCTTTACGAAACTCTTGTTGGTATTCAGTATGGCGATATTCCCGATCCTCACGGATGGGTAACCATTGTTGAGTAA
- a CDS encoding ATP-dependent 6-phosphofructokinase, translated as MANTKSNYKGVIGVLTGGGDVPGLNPAIRAVTFRAIREGYKVVGIRKGWEGMITIDRSKKIEEQEDVVVLTEQMVNRLGRTGGTFLHSTRTRPDNVRLDKVPDLYKDKYTLDINDLTGEVMSNIDYLGLDYLIPIGGDDTLSYGVHLHNKGVPIVAIPKTMDNDVPGTDYCIGFGTCISRTIELAHELRTSAGSHERFLVIEVFGRYAGFSALLPTMAGAADRCVIPEYKFDIEHLTELMVQDRANNPSKYSVLLVSEGAMFKNGDMIFKGEEADAYGHKKLGGIGDILSEQLRNLSAKYNNGRKIDVINQRLGYMVRSGAPDALDSIVPMAFGNLALDLILKGTCGRLVSLRNGRYDNVPIDVVTSYKKKVDIEKFYDKERYRPRYENFNDKPQLIMTSDF; from the coding sequence ATGGCAAATACTAAATCGAACTACAAAGGGGTAATTGGCGTCCTTACAGGAGGAGGTGATGTCCCCGGCTTAAATCCCGCTATCAGAGCGGTAACGTTCCGCGCTATTCGTGAAGGTTACAAGGTGGTTGGGATTCGTAAGGGTTGGGAGGGTATGATAACCATCGATCGCTCCAAAAAAATAGAAGAGCAGGAGGATGTAGTTGTGCTCACCGAACAGATGGTAAACCGATTGGGGCGAACTGGAGGAACTTTCCTTCATTCGACAAGAACCCGACCTGATAATGTGAGGTTGGATAAGGTTCCCGATCTTTATAAGGATAAGTACACCCTTGATATTAACGATCTGACGGGTGAGGTGATGTCGAATATCGACTATCTGGGGCTCGATTACCTCATTCCAATTGGAGGAGACGACACGCTAAGCTACGGGGTGCATCTGCACAATAAAGGAGTTCCAATCGTAGCAATCCCCAAAACGATGGATAATGATGTTCCTGGCACCGACTACTGTATAGGCTTTGGTACCTGCATTTCGCGTACAATTGAGCTTGCCCACGAGTTGAGAACTTCTGCAGGTTCGCACGAGCGCTTTTTGGTAATAGAGGTGTTTGGGCGCTATGCAGGTTTTTCAGCGTTACTTCCAACTATGGCAGGTGCTGCCGACAGATGCGTTATCCCCGAGTATAAGTTCGACATAGAGCATCTCACCGAACTGATGGTTCAGGATAGGGCTAACAATCCAAGTAAGTACTCTGTGCTCTTAGTCTCCGAAGGCGCTATGTTTAAAAATGGCGATATGATCTTTAAGGGTGAGGAGGCTGACGCCTACGGGCATAAAAAGCTTGGCGGTATTGGCGATATACTTTCGGAGCAGCTTCGGAATCTCTCTGCGAAATATAATAATGGACGAAAAATTGATGTAATCAACCAGCGTTTGGGCTACATGGTACGCTCTGGTGCCCCTGATGCTCTTGATAGCATTGTGCCCATGGCTTTTGGTAACCTTGCGCTCGATCTTATTCTTAAAGGTACCTGTGGCAGGCTGGTGAGCTTGCGTAATGGTCGGTACGACAATGTTCCTATCGACGTTGTAACCAGCTACAAGAAAAAGGTTGACATCGAAAAGTTCTACGACAAGGAACGGTATCGTCCACGGTACGAAAATTTCAACGATAAGCCGCAGCTTATCATGACAAGCGACTTCTAG
- a CDS encoding folylpolyglutamate synthase/dihydrofolate synthase family protein has protein sequence MTYQETLDYMFSQLPMFHRVGKSAYKANLDNTHILDEHFGHPHTKFKTIHVAGTNGKGSTSHMLASILQDAGLKVGLYTSPHLRDFRERIKVDGEEVSEAYVVSFVEQHKALFERIQPSFFEMTVALAFKYFADEQIDVAVVEVGMGGRLDSTNIISPLVSIITNIGFDHTEFLGDTLAKIAFEKGGIIKPQTPAVVGESHPETAPVFARIAEEAQAPIVFADQKYRVGERTLTGDGLQRFTIVGCAGDIIYKDVEVDLQGSYQAKNILGVLVAVDVLKAHFPSLTDDAIRRGLRHASSQTGLRGRWFRLSDSPLTICDTGHNVDGLTYIVDQISKTPHEKLFWVFGMVSDKDISTVIGLLPKDAYYIFTQASIPRAKDANLLAEECRAAGLVGEVEKNVQKALEKAKSMASSNDLIFIGGSTFVVAEVV, from the coding sequence ATGACCTACCAGGAAACGCTCGATTATATGTTCAGCCAGCTCCCCATGTTCCACCGGGTTGGCAAAAGCGCCTACAAGGCAAACCTCGACAACACGCACATCCTCGATGAGCATTTCGGCCATCCGCACACCAAATTTAAGACCATCCATGTGGCCGGAACCAACGGAAAGGGTTCCACCTCGCACATGCTGGCCTCCATCCTTCAGGATGCTGGACTAAAGGTTGGCCTATACACCTCGCCCCATCTGCGCGACTTCCGCGAGCGGATTAAGGTCGATGGCGAAGAGGTCTCGGAAGCGTACGTTGTCAGCTTCGTGGAGCAGCACAAGGCGCTCTTCGAAAGAATTCAGCCCTCCTTCTTCGAGATGACGGTAGCCCTAGCCTTCAAGTACTTCGCCGACGAGCAGATTGATGTTGCCGTGGTTGAGGTGGGCATGGGCGGCAGGCTCGACTCCACCAACATTATCAGCCCGCTGGTTAGCATCATCACCAACATCGGCTTCGACCATACCGAGTTTCTTGGCGATACCTTAGCGAAGATCGCCTTCGAAAAGGGAGGCATCATCAAGCCTCAAACGCCAGCCGTTGTCGGCGAGTCGCATCCCGAAACGGCTCCTGTATTCGCCAGAATAGCCGAAGAGGCACAGGCTCCCATTGTTTTTGCCGATCAGAAGTACAGGGTAGGGGAGCGCACCCTAACCGGCGATGGTCTGCAGCGGTTTACCATTGTAGGCTGCGCTGGCGATATCATTTATAAGGATGTTGAGGTCGACCTGCAGGGCAGCTACCAGGCAAAGAATATCCTTGGCGTACTTGTTGCTGTAGATGTGCTTAAGGCGCATTTCCCTTCGCTCACCGACGATGCTATTCGTCGAGGGCTACGCCATGCCTCATCGCAAACTGGGCTCCGTGGTCGCTGGTTTAGGTTATCCGACAGTCCGCTGACCATCTGCGATACCGGGCACAATGTCGATGGCCTTACCTACATTGTCGATCAAATCAGCAAAACACCCCACGAAAAGCTCTTCTGGGTTTTTGGGATGGTGAGCGATAAGGATATCAGCACGGTTATTGGGTTGCTCCCCAAAGATGCCTACTACATCTTTACGCAGGCAAGTATACCTCGTGCCAAGGATGCGAATTTGCTGGCCGAAGAGTGTCGCGCAGCAGGTTTAGTTGGCGAGGTCGAAAAGAATGTTCAAAAGGCGCTAGAAAAAGCAAAAAGCATGGCGTCGAGTAACGATCTTATTTTCATAGGTGGAAGCACGTTTGTAGTTGCCGAAGTGGTTTAA
- a CDS encoding PhoH family protein: MKKSTATKGISKVFVLDTNVILHDHSCIRNFQDNDVVLPITVLEELDKFKKGNEEVNYNAREFSRELDKISGDSLFNGGIALGKNMGKLRVELGQKMPERVQQSLYDDIPDNRILSIALHVKEQHPDRPVILISKDINLRLKAKAFGLLAQDYLTDKVADIDTLKKDVEEVPLGDDLIETFYKNNELPANKLKQTFSHNEYLILRGNSKSALAYFDKPSGMFKRIEKHRAYGIEPRNSEQAFSLDALLRKDVQLVALTGKAGTGKTLLALAAALAQEKEYDQILVARPIVPLSNKDIGFLPGDVESKIGPYMLPLYDNINFIKTRFKNTNREYMRIEEILKSDKLVITPLAYIRGRSLTNVYFIIDEAQNLTPHEIKTIITRAGEGTKLVFTGDIFQIDQPYLDIRSNGLTYLSDKMLGQELFAHVNLVKGERSMLAELASNLL; this comes from the coding sequence ATGAAGAAAAGTACTGCAACGAAAGGTATTTCAAAGGTATTCGTACTCGACACCAACGTCATCCTACACGACCATAGCTGCATCCGAAACTTCCAGGACAACGACGTTGTGCTTCCGATAACCGTACTCGAGGAGCTGGACAAATTCAAGAAGGGCAACGAGGAGGTCAACTACAACGCCCGCGAATTCTCCCGCGAGCTCGACAAGATTTCGGGCGACAGCCTCTTCAACGGCGGCATCGCGCTGGGCAAAAACATGGGCAAGCTGCGCGTGGAGCTGGGCCAGAAGATGCCCGAGAGGGTGCAGCAGTCGCTCTACGACGACATCCCCGACAACCGAATCCTCAGCATCGCCCTACACGTAAAGGAGCAGCACCCCGATCGTCCGGTGATCCTCATCTCGAAGGACATCAACCTTAGGCTGAAGGCCAAGGCGTTTGGGCTGCTGGCGCAGGACTACCTGACCGATAAGGTGGCCGACATCGACACCCTGAAGAAGGATGTTGAGGAAGTGCCCCTTGGCGATGATCTGATTGAGACCTTCTACAAGAACAACGAGCTGCCGGCAAATAAGCTGAAGCAGACCTTTTCGCATAACGAGTACCTGATCTTAAGGGGCAACTCCAAGAGCGCCCTCGCCTACTTCGACAAACCTTCGGGGATGTTTAAGCGGATTGAGAAGCACCGCGCCTACGGCATCGAACCGCGCAACTCGGAGCAGGCGTTCTCGCTCGACGCGCTCCTCCGAAAGGATGTGCAGCTGGTGGCCCTTACCGGAAAGGCGGGCACGGGGAAGACCCTGCTGGCGCTTGCCGCGGCCCTCGCCCAGGAGAAGGAGTACGACCAGATACTGGTGGCCCGCCCAATTGTACCGCTTTCGAACAAGGATATCGGCTTCCTGCCCGGCGACGTGGAGTCGAAGATTGGCCCCTACATGCTGCCGCTGTACGACAACATCAACTTCATAAAAACGCGCTTTAAGAACACCAACCGCGAGTACATGCGCATCGAGGAGATCCTGAAGTCGGACAAACTGGTGATTACCCCGCTGGCCTACATCCGCGGGCGCAGCCTGACCAACGTCTACTTCATCATCGACGAGGCGCAGAACCTCACCCCGCACGAGATCAAGACCATCATCACCCGTGCCGGCGAGGGCACCAAGCTGGTGTTTACGGGCGATATCTTCCAGATCGACCAGCCCTACCTGGACATCCGCTCGAACGGCCTCACCTACCTCAGCGACAAGATGCTCGGGCAGGAGCTCTTTGCCCACGTCAACCTCGTTAAGGGCGAGCGCAGCATGCTGGCCGAACTGGCCAGCAACCTGCTGTAG
- a CDS encoding FAD-dependent oxidoreductase gives MKYLIVGGVAGGATTAARLRRMDEQSQIVMFERGEHVSYANCGLPYYIGGTIAEREKLFLQTPQSFNARFNVDVRVNAEVVSINRSEKTVTVRNLASGEEYVESYNKLVLSPGAEPVRPPLPGIDTEGIFTLRNVTDTDRIKRYVTENSIKRAVVVGAGFIGLEMAENLHQLGALVSIVEMSEQVMTPLDYSMASIVHQHLKTKNVEFYLKEAVTAFRKENGQLVVSLKSGRELKAELVILSIGVRPDNKLAKEAGLEIGVTGGIKVNEHLQTSDDDIYAVGDAIEYINPITQKPTITYLAGPANRQGRICADNIVFGNEIAYKGSIATAIAKVFDITVGSTGVAGKTLKREGIPYLESTTHSASHAGYYPGAIPMTIKIMYAPETGKLYGAQVVGYDGTDKRLDMLATIIKNNGTIHDLVDIEHAYAPPYSSAKDPVNIAGYVAENILAGKMRPIYWRQLIGDDVQEFFLLDVRTKEEHALGTIPGAVNIPVDSLRQHLNEIPKDKKIAVFCAVGLRGHVASRILMQNGFAEVYNLSGGYKTYQTAVQKQSNEDIYANLTIEKDDHIYQKTPKVKVQTLKVDACGLQCPGPIMKLKKSFDETQAGDMVEVTSTDPGFARDVQSWCNSTGNRLVSLTSEKGVITAIAEKVEAKATTQAAVGPKNKTLIVFSDDLDRALATFVLANGAAATGHKVTLFFTFWGLNVIKKQQKPAVSKDIMGRMFGWMMPSSSLKLKLSKMHMVGMGTAMMRNEMKRKGIDSLESLIQQAIDNGVELIACQMSMDMMGVKQEELLDNVSIGGVATYMERAENAGVNLFI, from the coding sequence ATGAAGTACCTAATTGTAGGTGGTGTTGCTGGAGGTGCTACCACCGCCGCTCGCCTCCGAAGAATGGACGAGCAAAGCCAAATTGTGATGTTCGAGCGCGGCGAACATGTGTCGTACGCCAACTGCGGATTGCCCTACTACATTGGCGGCACCATTGCCGAGCGCGAGAAGCTTTTCCTTCAAACGCCTCAGTCGTTTAACGCCCGCTTTAACGTTGACGTGCGCGTTAACGCCGAGGTGGTGTCCATCAACAGGAGTGAAAAGACGGTTACCGTAAGGAATCTGGCAAGCGGAGAGGAGTACGTGGAGAGCTACAATAAGCTGGTGCTCTCGCCCGGTGCCGAGCCTGTTCGTCCGCCGCTTCCGGGGATCGATACCGAGGGTATCTTTACCCTTCGCAACGTAACCGATACCGACCGGATTAAGCGCTACGTTACCGAGAACAGCATCAAGCGTGCGGTGGTGGTAGGTGCAGGGTTCATCGGGTTGGAGATGGCCGAGAACCTCCATCAGTTGGGCGCGCTTGTTTCTATCGTGGAGATGTCGGAGCAGGTGATGACGCCGCTCGACTACTCGATGGCCTCCATTGTGCATCAGCATCTGAAAACAAAGAATGTGGAGTTCTACCTGAAGGAGGCCGTTACCGCTTTCCGCAAGGAGAATGGGCAGCTGGTGGTGTCGCTGAAGAGCGGGCGCGAGCTGAAGGCCGAGTTGGTTATTCTATCCATCGGCGTTCGCCCCGATAATAAGCTGGCCAAGGAGGCTGGCCTTGAAATCGGCGTAACGGGCGGCATCAAGGTGAACGAGCACCTGCAAACCTCCGATGACGACATCTATGCGGTGGGCGATGCCATCGAGTACATCAACCCCATCACCCAAAAACCAACCATAACCTACCTGGCAGGTCCGGCCAACCGTCAGGGCCGCATCTGTGCCGACAACATCGTTTTTGGCAATGAGATCGCCTACAAGGGCTCGATTGCTACGGCTATCGCCAAGGTGTTCGACATCACCGTTGGCTCGACGGGCGTTGCCGGGAAGACGCTTAAGCGCGAGGGGATACCCTACCTCGAATCGACCACCCACTCGGCCTCGCACGCGGGGTACTATCCGGGGGCAATCCCAATGACCATAAAGATTATGTACGCGCCCGAAACGGGCAAGCTGTACGGCGCGCAGGTGGTGGGCTACGATGGCACCGACAAGCGCCTGGACATGCTGGCCACCATCATCAAGAATAACGGTACGATCCACGACTTGGTGGATATCGAGCACGCCTACGCGCCGCCGTACTCGTCGGCCAAAGATCCGGTGAACATTGCGGGGTACGTGGCCGAGAATATCCTTGCCGGAAAGATGCGCCCCATCTACTGGCGCCAGCTTATTGGCGACGATGTCCAGGAGTTTTTCCTTCTCGATGTTCGAACCAAGGAGGAGCATGCGCTGGGAACCATCCCCGGGGCGGTGAACATCCCGGTTGACAGCCTTCGCCAGCATCTTAACGAGATCCCGAAGGATAAAAAGATTGCCGTATTCTGCGCAGTAGGGCTTCGCGGTCACGTGGCGTCGCGCATCCTGATGCAAAACGGGTTTGCCGAGGTGTACAACCTCTCGGGGGGCTACAAAACCTACCAAACTGCCGTTCAGAAGCAGAGCAACGAGGATATTTACGCCAACCTTACCATCGAAAAGGACGATCACATCTATCAAAAAACGCCGAAGGTTAAGGTGCAGACGCTTAAGGTTGATGCCTGCGGCCTTCAGTGCCCCGGGCCAATCATGAAGCTGAAGAAGTCGTTCGACGAGACTCAGGCGGGCGATATGGTTGAGGTTACCTCCACCGACCCCGGTTTTGCCCGCGACGTGCAGAGCTGGTGCAACAGCACCGGCAACCGCTTGGTGTCGCTAACCAGCGAGAAGGGGGTGATAACCGCCATTGCCGAGAAGGTGGAGGCTAAGGCTACCACGCAGGCTGCCGTTGGCCCCAAAAACAAAACGCTGATCGTGTTTAGCGACGACCTCGACCGCGCGCTGGCCACCTTCGTGCTGGCCAACGGCGCCGCAGCAACGGGCCATAAGGTTACCCTGTTCTTCACTTTCTGGGGGCTAAACGTCATCAAGAAGCAGCAGAAGCCTGCCGTTAGCAAGGATATCATGGGGCGCATGTTTGGCTGGATGATGCCGTCGAGCAGCCTAAAGCTGAAGCTCTCGAAGATGCACATGGTTGGCATGGGAACCGCCATGATGCGCAACGAGATGAAGCGTAAGGGCATCGACTCGCTCGAAAGCCTCATCCAGCAGGCCATCGACAACGGCGTGGAACTTATCGCCTGCCAAATGTCGATGGACATGATGGGCGTGAAGCAGGAGGAACTGCTCGACAACGTCTCTATTGGCGGCGTGGCCACCTACATGGAGCGTGCCGAGAATGCTGGCGTGAACCTGTTTATCTAG